The Hyphomicrobiales bacterium nucleotide sequence TCGAAGGCATCCTGCCAGGAGGGATCGAGCCCGGCTTCGCGCCGCCGGCTCATTTCGTACAGGCCGATCGCCGCCAGGGGGCCGATCAGGGCAAATCCAGAAACCAGCGGAAAGACGAACGGCAACACGTCGTATCCGGCGGCGATCCTGGCCGCAAACAGACCGATGACGGGATAAATCACGACAAGGAGAAGGATGTGGCTTGGTTTGTGCTTGAAATCGTCCAGGCCCTTGGCCAAGGCGTCCATGAGATCGGCGGGGCCAATCGTTCGTATGTTCAGGCGAGCGGGGCCGGCGGCCGCGGTGGCAATCGTCTCTTCATTCGCCATGGTCGTGCCTCCCGAAGTGCTCCAAAGCATGCTACAGGCCCGATCCTCGAGCAAGCTCAAAGCAGACAACAGCGGCCGGGCGGCAATCGCCGGCCAGAACGCTCATCCTTCGAATCACAGGCTCCAACCCCGCCCCGCCGGGGTGCATGGAATCCTAGCTTCGTCTCAGGAAAACCAGACCGCTCTTGCTGAAATAGCAATTGGGCACGTCCCGCACCGCAATATCCCGGAACAGCTCGTTGTCGATCGACAGGGTGAAACCTTGTTGATCGAATTTCTCGACCCAATACTCCTGGGGCTGGTTGTTGACGTGATGATGTCCCGACTGGCCGGGCAGCCCATGGGTCATCACCACCACGGAGCCGTTTATGAGCGTTCGCATCAGATTGCCCACATGGGCAGGCTCGATATGTTCGGCCACCTCCACGCAATGGGTCATGTCGCAAGGAAAAATGTATGGCCCCTTCGTGAGATCGTGGAGCGCTATGGGATACTTGGCATTGCGAACGTTGCGTTCCAGACCATCGATCCCGTGAGCGATCACGCCCAGGCGATGGAACACGTACGGCGCATGCCCTTCGCCGCTGCCGATGTCGAGCAGCGTCCGCACCGAGAAACGGTCGACGAGGTAGCGCCAAAAGCCGGGCGTGATGGCGTTGGTGTCGCCGTGATGTAAATTGCCGCCGAGGCTCTCCGAGCCATCCTCCACCACGGTGAAATCCTTCCAATAGTCCTGCATGGGGGCCCGAAACGATCCGATCAGCGCCAAAGTCTAGACAATCGACAAACTACATCCACTCGACGCACTGCCCGAGGGCGGTCATCGGGACATGGCCAGCGGGGTGGGCCCGCCTGATGGCCTCCGCTCGGATCGGGATGGTAACAGGCGTTTCACGCAAGGTATCCCCGCGGCATGCTCATCAGACCGAGAGCAACCAGTTGCAGGCTGTTTTCGTACCGGACCGAGCCCTCATGATAGGCGGTGAGCTCGGGAATTGCGGCCATTATTTCCGCATAAGCCGCATATTGGCGGGCGGCGGCGAAATGTTCCTTTCGATCCGCCTCGACTTGTACCCTCATCAGGAAATCCTGAAGGAACTTGAAATGCAGGAGGACGCCGGTCGCCTCGGCCTTTCGCGCCCCGCGCAAGGTGTGCGTCGACAGGTCGAATGCAAGACCCTGTTGCCACTTCACCAAGGGCAGCTTCGGCAGGAAAGGAGACGGATGCTGCCGACCATACCCATCCCAGAATAACCTTTGCCGCGGCCCGCCACGTATCATGACTTTCGCGCCGCCCGGATCCCTGCCGGAATAGTCGTAGCCATCGTCGTCGAAAAACGGGCAGGTGGCCAGAAAAGGTTCGCCGCGGCGATAGCCGGTATCTTTGATGGGCGTCCCGGAATACATATCGAGAAGGGGCGCTTGCATGCACTGGGCCTTCACGCCGTCCAAGTATCCAACCAGATCCCGGAGGCTGAACGCCTCGCAGCGCGGGTAGACGAAGAGCTCGTCCGCGTCGAGGACAAGAACCCAATGCCCCCGAGCGTAGCGGTCCAGCAGCTCGTTGGTCCAGTTTATGCCGCACTTGCTTGCTGCGTAGCTCTCATCGGTAGCGAACAAGGACACATCCGATTGCGAGCTCAAATATTCAAGCGTCCCATCGGTTGAGCCATTGTCCACTATGACAAACCGGTCCACGCCGAGCTTGCGGTGATAGTCCAGAAACCAAGCGATCCGCAGAAGCTCGTCGCGGACACATGCGATGAGCAGGATTTCCGCTGCGGCGATCCGCAGCGCCTTCGATCGGAGCTCGAGGCTCGATCCGCGCGTGCCGGCGGCAGCTATGCGTCGCCCTTCCGTCATAGCCCTTAGGAGTATCCCAGCTTCTTCATGAGCTGCATTTCCCGCTCGCCGAAGAACTTCAGACTGTCCGCCGGGCGACCACGAACCGCCCTGTCCGGATCGATCAAATCCGCCGCTTCCGCGATCCAGGCCGGCGAGGCTTCGAAACCCAGGAATGAACGAATGTCCTCCAAAATAGCGACGGGATCGCGAATGAGCGCCTCATAGCGGACCTCCAGATATGTGCCCTGCCGCAGCCGCGTGGCCTCGTCCCATGTTCGCATCAGCCTTAAGAACCAGAGATCGATGAATGCCGTCAGCGGAAGCTCGCGCTCCTCGATCCCCGAATGGTAGTTGTTGAATGACGGCGCGCTCCAATAGGCCTCCTTCGCGGCGGCCAGCGCCCGGTAACCCGGATGCCGGGACATCGAGTGGACGACCGCCGCGCCGTCTCGGATCAAATGAATGAAGCTGCAATCCGGCCATAAAGCCTGCAGCGTCGCCATGAACCATCCATAGTCCGGCGTCTTGTCCGCCCACGTCCGCTTGTTCGACTCTCGCGCGAACATCTGTCCCAGCAAGTCGCAGAATTCCCGTACCGTCATTTCCGGCGCGGCATTGGCGATCTCCCGGATGTGCCGTTCATCGAGCTCCGTCACCGGCTTGCCGGTGACATGCCTGGTGCGCCGGACGATGTCGAGCAGCATCTCCGTCCTGGCAACGGACATGCCAAACCACTCGTACATCTTCGGGATCCAATGGGTCTCCGGGAAGACATAGACCTCCGGATGCAAATTCATCATTCGCTGCAACAGTGTGCTTCCACAGCGCCCTGTTCCGACGATACAGAAGCGCACTGAGCCCCCCTTGATTCCTCGGCCGGCACCGGCGGCCGTCCGGCCGATATGCGCGAATGCGCAGCCCAAACTATCATTCCATCCCGGCTCGTGGCTACTGAACGCTGCTGTCGATCCCATCCGTTTCGGCTTTGCTCTACCGCGGCTTCAACGCGGCGTTGCCGGTCCAACCAGCTTGGTGGGGAGCAACTCATGGGGAGACCAGGCAAAGAGATCGTCCCGGAAACGCACCTGCAGCGCCCGGGCGCGTTCGTCCTCCTGCTGCCGGATCGGCAACGTGTCGGGCCATTTCTCTTCATGAAATTCCAACGACAGGAAATCCATTATGGCTCTGGCCGCATGCTTAAAATCTCTTTGTACGTCTTCATATACATATGCCGGCACCGTCATTCCCGATTTTTCAAAGAATAATTTCCATAGATAATCGTGACTTATGAAATGCTGGTAGTACGTGTTTATGTCATGAAACGAATAGTCGATCGGGCCGGCTTCCTGAGCCTCTCCGGCGTCGACCTGCCAAATTCCGGTGCTCTTCGCCATGAAGAACGAGACCGCTTGCGCGATCTTGTCTCTGCGAACGAGTTGGACGAACTTCGTATTCGGAAACAAGGTTGCAAATTCGCCGGCGGCCTCCCCGTTCAAGCCCAGAAAACGAGCCAGATTGTTCCGATGCGGCCACATCAGTTTTGTTGCGTAGGCGCCGTCTCGAACGGGTGACAATGCTTCGCGCAATGCGGCTTCCAATCGCGCCTCGCTCATTTTGTACCAGGTCGACACCGCGTTGAACTTCTCAAGATCGAACGCGAGATTGGTCTGAAGGCGAAGAAGCCGACCAAGGATTGTGGAGCCGGATCGGAACGTTGATGCGAGAATCAAAGTCCGACCAATGCCGTTTTCCCTCAATATGCCGTCAAACGCCGCTCTTGGGTTCATGGTGTGGCTCCGGCGCCCGGAATTCCTCAAACGCCTTCACGCTCGAGCGCAACGACGCCGCCATTGCCGCCTTGAACGGGGAGGGGCGTCATCGCGTGGCGTGCAGCTCGCGCAGCAAATCTCGCATCGTCAAATCCTGCACGACGACACCTTCAGCGCGCTCGCGCTCAAGCTGACTTGCAGACGGCAGTGCCTCACTCATCGCCGCCTTCGGCCCCTCGGCGATCAACTTACGATACCAACGGCGCGAGTGCCATCCTGCATACGGCGAGACATCGGTATTCTGGACATACCCTTCGCCGTTTTGCCGAACATTGACTCGGAATTGCTCAACGGAG carries:
- a CDS encoding glycosyltransferase family 2 protein, with the protein product MTEGRRIAAAGTRGSSLELRSKALRIAAAEILLIACVRDELLRIAWFLDYHRKLGVDRFVIVDNGSTDGTLEYLSSQSDVSLFATDESYAASKCGINWTNELLDRYARGHWVLVLDADELFVYPRCEAFSLRDLVGYLDGVKAQCMQAPLLDMYSGTPIKDTGYRRGEPFLATCPFFDDDGYDYSGRDPGGAKVMIRGGPRQRLFWDGYGRQHPSPFLPKLPLVKWQQGLAFDLSTHTLRGARKAEATGVLLHFKFLQDFLMRVQVEADRKEHFAAARQYAAYAEIMAAIPELTAYHEGSVRYENSLQLVALGLMSMPRGYLA
- a CDS encoding sulfotransferase is translated as MGSTAAFSSHEPGWNDSLGCAFAHIGRTAAGAGRGIKGGSVRFCIVGTGRCGSTLLQRMMNLHPEVYVFPETHWIPKMYEWFGMSVARTEMLLDIVRRTRHVTGKPVTELDERHIREIANAAPEMTVREFCDLLGQMFARESNKRTWADKTPDYGWFMATLQALWPDCSFIHLIRDGAAVVHSMSRHPGYRALAAAKEAYWSAPSFNNYHSGIEERELPLTAFIDLWFLRLMRTWDEATRLRQGTYLEVRYEALIRDPVAILEDIRSFLGFEASPAWIAEAADLIDPDRAVRGRPADSLKFFGEREMQLMKKLGYS
- a CDS encoding Stf0 family sulfotransferase; translated protein: MNPRAAFDGILRENGIGRTLILASTFRSGSTILGRLLRLQTNLAFDLEKFNAVSTWYKMSEARLEAALREALSPVRDGAYATKLMWPHRNNLARFLGLNGEAAGEFATLFPNTKFVQLVRRDKIAQAVSFFMAKSTGIWQVDAGEAQEAGPIDYSFHDINTYYQHFISHDYLWKLFFEKSGMTVPAYVYEDVQRDFKHAARAIMDFLSLEFHEEKWPDTLPIRQQEDERARALQVRFRDDLFAWSPHELLPTKLVGPATPR